Below is a genomic region from Hippea sp. KM1.
CACTCCATAAACACCGAAGAAGAGGCCCTTGAGGCATTGAAGCGGCTTATTTAGGAACACCGTTTGCTAATTAACGATAGAGGACAAGATGGAGGGAAAGAGATGAAGAGGTTTCTGGCATTGGCCGTTGCAGCAGCCATACTTAGCGGATGCACCACATCGAATGTTGAAAGAAAATACACAGAAATGCCGGAGTATGTGAAGGAGCAACCGGATGTAAGGCCACAGATCGTTCACCATGAAGGGTCTTTGTGGAACAACACATCGGATAACCTATTCTCCGACATCAAGGCCAAACATGTTGGAGACATCGTCACCATAATAGTGAAAGAACAAGCTCAAAGCTCAAACTCATCATCCATCAAAACCAGCAGGGAGACATCGTCCCAGAGTGGCCTAACAACGCTCCTTGGAATGCAAAACAAAATCTTGGAAAGGCTCAATGCAGCAGCCGGTGCTTCAAATATGATGAATACAGGCTCAAGCTCATCATTCAAAGGCAGCGGCGAATCCAAGGTTAACAACCAGCTAACGGCAACCATAACGGCAAGGGTGGTCAAGGTATTGCCCAATCACAAGCTGTTCATAAGGGGCGAAAAACAGGTATACACAAACGGAGAGGAAAACACCATCATACTAACAGGCATAATAGACGAATACCAGATAGCTTCAGATAACACGATAGATTCTGCTTACATATCCGATGCCAAGATATTCTACAACGGCAAGGGCATTGTAAGCTCATCAAGAAATGAGGGATGGTTAACAAAACTATGGAACCTCTTAAGGCCATTCTAAGGAGTCAAAGATGAAGAGAATCGTAATTCTTTTAATGCTTATCGTCATACCCCTAAATGGATTAGCCTTCGAGGTCAAGATAAGGGATTTAACCAATGTCGTTGGTGTTAGGTATAACCAGTTAGTCGGATACGGTCTCGTTGTGGGACTTGCAGGGACAGGCGATGGCTCAAGCTCCAAGTTCACCATACAATCCATAGTGAACGCTCTTAAGAGGTTTGGCGTTACGCTATCACCATCAGACATGGGCAGCCTCCAGACAAAAAACATAGCAGCGGTTATGGTCACAACACAGCTGCCGCCGTTTGCAAAGCAGGGAGACAGGATAGATGTCACGGTCTCATCGATAGGCGATGCAAAAAGCCTACAGGGAGGAACACTCATAATGACGCCACTGAGGGGCCCAGATGGAAAGGTGTATGCCGTGGCACAGGGGCCCATATCCATAGGCGGATATAACGCAGGAGCAGGCGGAGGAGCCAAGGTCAGGAAAAACCACCCCACGGTGGGCAGAATCCCCAACGGGGCAATAGTGGAGAATCAGGTTGATGTCGATATAAACTCAAAGGATAGCTTCGTGCTGGCTCTAAAGAACCCAAGCTTTGAGATGGCAACACGCATAGCCAATACCATAAACAGGTTTTACAGAAAACAGATGGCCTTCCCGATAGATGGGGGCAGCGTCAAGGTCAATGTGCCAGCGCTATACAAGGGTGCGGTCGTTGAGCTTATCTCACAGATAAACCAGCTATCTGTAAACCAGATATCTGTGCCAAAGGTCGTGCTGGATGAAAAAACGGGAACGGTCGTTGTTGGCGGCAACATAACCATAGAACCGGTCAGCATATCGCACGGCAACCTGACAATAACGATAACCAGCACAAAAGAGGTAAGCCAGCCCAATCCATTGGCAAAGGGCAAAACAACCACCATAACCAACAAACAGGTTTCCGTAAGCGAGGGCAAGGGTAAATTCTTGACATTCCCAAGGGGCGCAACGGTATCGGAGCTTATACAGGCCCTAAACAAGGCAGGCGCAACACCAAGGGACATGATGGCCATATTCCAGGCAATCAAGGCAGCAGGCGCCCTGAATGCAGAATTGGAGATGATGTAATGATGCAGATAGGCAGTATAGGCGTTTTAAAGGACAAGGCGGTAAATATCGAGAATATGTATAAGCTAAAGGAGGCGTGCAGGCAGTTTGAGTCGATGTTTATATCTCAACTCTTAAGCCAAATGGAAAAGACAGTGCCTGAAGACCCAATGGTAAAAAACGACGCCGCAAATTCAATCTATAGATCGATGTATATCAACGCCTTGAGCGATAAGTTCTCGCAAAGCTCACCCTTTGGTATAGCAAAGATGCTCTTTGATACGCTTAAGGATTACATAAACTATAAAACCCATATAGAAAAAACCACAAATGAACCCATCAAGCTAAAAACAGAGATACAGTTCAAACCATTAAACAAAGACAAGCCGATAAAGATAGATAAGAAGATGGAGTTGATACAAAAAGCCGTTGATGAGGCTTCAAAGAGGTTCCATGTGCCAAAGCAACTGCTGTATGGAATAATAAAGGCCGAATCGTCCTTCAACCCCAAAGCCGTATCAAAAGCTGGAGCCATAGGGCTTATGCAGCTTATGCCCCAGACAGCCATAGAATTAGGTGTGAAAAATATCTGGGACATAAGGGAAAACATATTGGGAGGGGCAAAATACATATCAAAACTCATCAAGGAGTTTAAGGATTATAAAAAGGCCTTGGCTGCATACAACGCAGGGCCGGCCAATGTAAAAAAATACGGTGGCATACCACCCTTCAAAGAAACACAAAACTATGTAAAAAAGGTGCTTGCCTATGCCTATGAAAAATACTAAAGTTCTAATCAAAACAGCCGATTCTAAAAGTGAGAAAAGGCTTGGAGGTGAGGCATGAAAATAGACGCATACCTAAGCGGCGTAATCGATAAATATGTAAAGCAACAAAGCAAAACCGCAAAAGCAGAAAAAACAGAGGCAAAGGCAAGCCAGGCAAGCACAACAAAACCAAGCAGCGAATTGGATAAGGTTGAAATATCTCCACAGGCAAAGCTTTTAGCTCAGCTAAAGGAAGACGAACAGGCAAAGGCCCAAAGGATCGCCCAGATCAAGGCGCAGATAGAAAACGGTTCTTACAAACCCGATCTCGACGCTATAGCAAAGTCAATTGTTAAGGAGTGGAAGGGTGAATAGCCTTGACCGATTAAAGGGGCTTCTTCTAAAGCTCATAGACCGATACGAAAGTTTGATAGATCTGGCAAATCAAGAGAGGGAATGCCTCATAGCAATAGACGCCGATGGGCTTGAGGAGGCAACAAATAAAAAGCAGATGATATTCAACGAGATAGGTAAGATTCAAAAACAACTGAAGGATTTTCTGCAGGTATACGATGCAGATACGATAAACGAGTTCCTCTTTTTTGCAAGCAGGGATATTGATGTGGATGATGTTAGGGTGCTCAACGGCAAGTTGCACGAAAAATTAAAGGAGTTCAAGATCAAAAGCGAGATAAACCGCATGATAGCAACGGAGCATTTAAGCTTCTTCGGAAGCCTTCTAAATCTATATGGCGGCCTGTTATCGACGGAGAATTACAACAAACAGGCCCAGAAAAACCTAAACACACAACTGATGAATATGAGGGTGTAAATGCCTACTATCTTTGATGCCTTAAACATCGGCGTTAGCGGTATATTCGTCAATAAAGCAGCCATAAACACAACGGGAAACAATGTGGCCAATGTCAACACACCCGGCTATTCAAGGGAAAGGGTCGATATACTCCCGTCTATGCCTATGCTCTCATATGCAGGGGTCTTTGGCACGGGTGCAGAAATAAGCCAGATCATAAGCACAAGGGATGAGCTGATAGACAAAAGGGTTAGAACGGCCAATCAAGAGATGAGCTATTACAACAAATTAAACTCATCCTTAGATGAGATACAAAGTGTATTTAACGAGGAAAACGGTGTTGGACTTAAAGGAGCGATGGAGCAGTTCTTCAACGCCTGGCACGCCTTAAGCCTAAATCCCGACTTAGAGACGGCAAGGCAGCAGGTAATAGAAAAGGGTCTCACCCTATCCAAGGCAATAAAGGATGCAAACGCCTCCCTCCATCAGATAGGCACAAACTTAGACAATCAGGTAAGCTCAACAATTACCGAGATAAACTCACTCTCCAAAAGGATAGCCCAGCTAAATTACGAGATCAAAAAAGCCGAATTGGGCGACAAGGATCACGCAAATACATTGAGGGATGAAAGGAGCGTTCTGCTTGAAAAACTATCAAGCATAGCGGATGTAACCATACTGGAAGGGGCATACGATGAAAACTCCAAGCCAGAGATGACAATCCTTCTGGGCGGTATGCCTATAGTGTCGGGTAAGGATTACAACGAATTGACCGCAGAGAAACTCAATGGTTCTGAATATTACAGGGTGTATTTCGTTGAGCCTTCCGGGAGCAAGGTTGACATAACATCAAGGATAAAAAACGGTTCATTGGGGGCAACACTAAACCTCAGGGACACCATAATACCTGAATACAAAGAAAAGCTCGACAACATTGCAAAAACACTGATACAGGAGGTCAACAAAGTACACTCAAGCGGGGCAGGCCTAACACCGTATTCACAGGTTGAAGGCATCTATCAGGCCAATCCTAATGCTACATTGAGCCTCACATCGGCCACAGGCTTAGATATAGCAGTTAAGACTGGTTCGTTTAAGGTAAAAATCATCGATGAAAACGGCAACGATGTGGGCACTTTTACCGTGCCGGTCAATAGCGATGACCACTTAATAGCAGAGGATGCATCTGATGAGCATTCACTAATAAACAGATTCAACAATATCCTGCAGGGGTATGCCCAAATGAGTGTATCCGGTGCAGGAAATGTTCAGATAACGGCGTTAAACGGATACAAATTCGCATTTACATACGATTCATCAAACTTCTTAGCGGCCGTTGGCATAAACACATTCTTTACAGGCCACGACTCAGGAGATATAGACATAAACAGGACATTGAGAAACGATCCAAGCAAGATCGCTGCAGGCAAAACGCTCAATCCAGGCGATAGTTCAAACGCAGAGGCCATAGCCCAGATTCAGTTAAACAAGGTAATGGTCAATAATACCCAGACGATAGATGAGTATTACAATGCATTCTTAGGAACAATAGGTTCAACAAAACAGCGGTTTGACGAGGTCTATAAGGCAAAGCAGGCCGTATACCAGCAGCTAAAGACCACACAGCAATCATTAGAGGGTGTATCGTTGGATGAGGAGGCTGCAAACCTAATAAAGTTCCAAAGGGCGTATCAGGCAAACGCCAAGTTTATATCGGTGGTTGATGAGATGACACAAACCCTTATAAACATGGTGAGGTAAAAGATGAGAATCACCGATAATATCCTGTTTAACAACTTTCTATACAACATAAACAAGATAAACGAAAAAACCTATATAAACAACGAGAAGATGGCAAGCGGCAAAAGGCTGCTGGATCTGGCAAGCGACCCAATAGCTCTATCAAAGGTGCTATCCCTGAAAGACATAAACATGAGGTTTGACCAATACATCACAAACATAAACTCGGCAAATGCGTATTTAGATGCCGAGGATACTGCCCTATCCAACGCAGACGACCTTTTACATAAAGCCGGCACGCTTCTGGTGGATGGAGCAAACAGCCTAAACAACGATTTAGCAAGCAGAACGGCAATAGCCGAAAACTTGGACTCCATAAAAGACGAGCTAATAGATTCGGCAAATACGGTATTTCAGGGCAAATACCTGTTTTCAGGCACAAAAACAGACACAAAGCCCATACAGACCATACAAAATGAGGCAACAACAATAAGCATAACCAAAGGCTCAAACATAAAAGACATAAAGATAGCCGCAACGGAGAACTTCTCAGACATAAACCAATTAGAAAGCGGAAATTACCAAATCAAGATAGAGGATGGCAAGCTGAAGCTTTACAAGGGTGATGCAACAACTGAAAGCAATATAGTATCTATAGACAGTGATTCTCAAGACCAATCCGACACAGGGGGCAATATACTGTCCAGCTATATAGACCTAACAGACCCAACAATAGAGGAAAAAATCCAGGATGGGCAATGGATAGATACAGGCAGAGGTTTGAAGGTAAAAATAGAGCTTCAAAACCCAACAGCCGACCTAACATCTATCTCTGCAAGCCTAAGCCTAAGCTATAAAAACGGCGGAAGGAACATATATCAGGGTGATGAGGGGCAAAGAAACATAGAATATTCGGATAAACTGACAAGTCCCATAAATATCACGGCCAAGGATATATACAAACCGACAAACCAAACCTTAGAGAACGATAATCAACTAATAGATTCAACAACACAGGACCCCATGACGGCATCATCGAAGCTTGTCGATTTAGATCTGCCAGAGGAGTTGGCCGAGGCCATAAGACAGACATCTTCCGCATCGGGCTATAAGCTTCAGGATGGTGATGTAATAAACATAGAGGGCACAGACCATAGCGGCAATTTAGTAAAAGGCACATACACCGTTGCAAGCTCATCGGATATAGAGGGGCTTTTGAGTTTTATTCACGGGCTTGATTCCACGGAGGTGTTGAAATCCAACAGGGCATTTGCTCAATACGACGGAACACCTATAGACTCAGCCACACAGCTTTCAAGCATAAACGATGCCAATATACACAACGCCATAGGCTCAACGCTGGTTTTGAAGGGTTTTGACCATGATGGGAATTTAGTATCCACTACTATATCGCTAACACCTTCCACCACCATGGGCGATATTGCAAATGCCATAGAGAGCAATTTCGATGTGTCTGTATCCATA
It encodes:
- a CDS encoding flagellar basal body L-ring protein FlgH; this translates as MKRFLALAVAAAILSGCTTSNVERKYTEMPEYVKEQPDVRPQIVHHEGSLWNNTSDNLFSDIKAKHVGDIVTIIVKEQAQSSNSSSIKTSRETSSQSGLTTLLGMQNKILERLNAAAGASNMMNTGSSSSFKGSGESKVNNQLTATITARVVKVLPNHKLFIRGEKQVYTNGEENTIILTGIIDEYQIASDNTIDSAYISDAKIFYNGKGIVSSSRNEGWLTKLWNLLRPF
- a CDS encoding flagellar basal body P-ring protein FlgI, producing MKRIVILLMLIVIPLNGLAFEVKIRDLTNVVGVRYNQLVGYGLVVGLAGTGDGSSSKFTIQSIVNALKRFGVTLSPSDMGSLQTKNIAAVMVTTQLPPFAKQGDRIDVTVSSIGDAKSLQGGTLIMTPLRGPDGKVYAVAQGPISIGGYNAGAGGGAKVRKNHPTVGRIPNGAIVENQVDVDINSKDSFVLALKNPSFEMATRIANTINRFYRKQMAFPIDGGSVKVNVPALYKGAVVELISQINQLSVNQISVPKVVLDEKTGTVVVGGNITIEPVSISHGNLTITITSTKEVSQPNPLAKGKTTTITNKQVSVSEGKGKFLTFPRGATVSELIQALNKAGATPRDMMAIFQAIKAAGALNAELEMM
- a CDS encoding transglycosylase SLT domain-containing protein, whose amino-acid sequence is MMQIGSIGVLKDKAVNIENMYKLKEACRQFESMFISQLLSQMEKTVPEDPMVKNDAANSIYRSMYINALSDKFSQSSPFGIAKMLFDTLKDYINYKTHIEKTTNEPIKLKTEIQFKPLNKDKPIKIDKKMELIQKAVDEASKRFHVPKQLLYGIIKAESSFNPKAVSKAGAIGLMQLMPQTAIELGVKNIWDIRENILGGAKYISKLIKEFKDYKKALAAYNAGPANVKKYGGIPPFKETQNYVKKVLAYAYEKY
- the flgM gene encoding flagellar biosynthesis anti-sigma factor FlgM gives rise to the protein MKIDAYLSGVIDKYVKQQSKTAKAEKTEAKASQASTTKPSSELDKVEISPQAKLLAQLKEDEQAKAQRIAQIKAQIENGSYKPDLDAIAKSIVKEWKGE
- a CDS encoding flagellar protein FlgN, which translates into the protein MNSLDRLKGLLLKLIDRYESLIDLANQERECLIAIDADGLEEATNKKQMIFNEIGKIQKQLKDFLQVYDADTINEFLFFASRDIDVDDVRVLNGKLHEKLKEFKIKSEINRMIATEHLSFFGSLLNLYGGLLSTENYNKQAQKNLNTQLMNMRV
- the flgK gene encoding flagellar hook-associated protein FlgK — protein: MPTIFDALNIGVSGIFVNKAAINTTGNNVANVNTPGYSRERVDILPSMPMLSYAGVFGTGAEISQIISTRDELIDKRVRTANQEMSYYNKLNSSLDEIQSVFNEENGVGLKGAMEQFFNAWHALSLNPDLETARQQVIEKGLTLSKAIKDANASLHQIGTNLDNQVSSTITEINSLSKRIAQLNYEIKKAELGDKDHANTLRDERSVLLEKLSSIADVTILEGAYDENSKPEMTILLGGMPIVSGKDYNELTAEKLNGSEYYRVYFVEPSGSKVDITSRIKNGSLGATLNLRDTIIPEYKEKLDNIAKTLIQEVNKVHSSGAGLTPYSQVEGIYQANPNATLSLTSATGLDIAVKTGSFKVKIIDENGNDVGTFTVPVNSDDHLIAEDASDEHSLINRFNNILQGYAQMSVSGAGNVQITALNGYKFAFTYDSSNFLAAVGINTFFTGHDSGDIDINRTLRNDPSKIAAGKTLNPGDSSNAEAIAQIQLNKVMVNNTQTIDEYYNAFLGTIGSTKQRFDEVYKAKQAVYQQLKTTQQSLEGVSLDEEAANLIKFQRAYQANAKFISVVDEMTQTLINMVR
- a CDS encoding flagellin N-terminal helical domain-containing protein, producing MRITDNILFNNFLYNINKINEKTYINNEKMASGKRLLDLASDPIALSKVLSLKDINMRFDQYITNINSANAYLDAEDTALSNADDLLHKAGTLLVDGANSLNNDLASRTAIAENLDSIKDELIDSANTVFQGKYLFSGTKTDTKPIQTIQNEATTISITKGSNIKDIKIAATENFSDINQLESGNYQIKIEDGKLKLYKGDATTESNIVSIDSDSQDQSDTGGNILSSYIDLTDPTIEEKIQDGQWIDTGRGLKVKIELQNPTADLTSISASLSLSYKNGGRNIYQGDEGQRNIEYSDKLTSPINITAKDIYKPTNQTLENDNQLIDSTTQDPMTASSKLVDLDLPEELAEAIRQTSSASGYKLQDGDVINIEGTDHSGNLVKGTYTVASSSDIEGLLSFIHGLDSTEVLKSNRAFAQYDGTPIDSATQLSSINDANIHNAIGSTLVLKGFDHDGNLVSTTISLTPSTTMGDIANAIESNFDVSVSINHGRIEIEDNTPGSSNLKLYAYTQTSKIPIFGSFTETSRGGSGGFKDIEARVENGRIELIDKRPSDSKFNLSFKIEDSSGNEKPNIFGVFNIKTLGRGVDVFRALEDASYALKNPYSKNQIGKPSNWQDISTFKPVIGGKYLGDKNDTWTVKVAYVANTSTTNYSAIKEEQVEDIANSLNVGQTKTVGMLQITDSDGKTIAVVGLNIKRESSGFSYSIQTKVPKDPDKQLDFSRIESLDQINGTTIFSRTSTGFSTASDVSDALLSNLDDIVIQTKDAKMGSEFNGEINGYPGVRLNLIKPDVSGAPSILQKGDSFSFKLTNTVEKALGKVKSSLDQVLAARSIVGARVNRFQLAHERISYIKLSNTKTISELEDANIADVFSEFKRNQIVMQATLQVGSKLTSQSLFDYL